One segment of Panicum virgatum strain AP13 chromosome 3K, P.virgatum_v5, whole genome shotgun sequence DNA contains the following:
- the LOC120699640 gene encoding glutathione synthetase, chloroplastic-like isoform X1, translating into MSAAVPVPAPPPVDPATAGEMAREAAAWCALHGLVVGDRADPRSATVPGVGLVHAPFSLLPAHLPESIWRQACELATIFNELVDRVSLDGKFLQDSLSKTRQVDDFTSRLLEIHRKMMEINKEENIRLGLHRSDYMLDLETNSLLQIELNTISTSFPGLGSLVSDLHRSLINQYVHLLSLEPKRVPGNAASSKFAEALARAWAEFNVDSAVVMMIVQPEERNMYDQYWLTNHLKESYGITTIRKTLSQVEAEGQVLPDGTLVVDGKKVAVVYYRAGYTPNDYPSEAVREWSARLLIEQSCAVKCPSISYHLVGTKKIQQELAKPNVLERFLENKEEIAKLRKCFAGLWSLDDEEIVKTAIEKPELFVLKPQREGGGNNIYGLDLRETLTRLQKEGGDALAAYILMQRIFPKASLAYLVRGGICHEGLVISELGIYGAYLRNKDKVVINEQSGYLMRTKVSSSDEGGVAAGFAVLDSLYLTDK; encoded by the exons ATGAGCgctgccgtgcccgtgcccgcgccgccgccggtggatcCCGCCACGGCGGGGGAGATGGCGCGGGAGGCCGCCGCGTGGTGCGCGCTGCACGGCCTCGTCGTCGGGGACCGCGCCGACCCG AGATCAGCAACAGTCCCTGGCGTTGGTTTGGTTCATGCTCCATTCTCCCTGCTCCCAGCACATCTTCCCGAATCCATTTGGAGGCAGGCGTGTGAGTTGGCTACCATATTTAACGAGCTTGTGGATCGTGTTAGCCTCGATGGGAAGTTCTTGCAAGATTCTTTGTCCAA AACAAGGCAGGTTGATGATTTCACATCTAGACTCTTAGAGATTCACAGGAAAATGATGGAAATAAATAAGGAGGAG AATATTCGCTTAGGGTTGCACCGATCAGATTATATGCTGGATTTAGAAACAAATTCTCTTCTTCAAATAGAGCTCAACACCATTTCAACATCCTTTCCTGGGCTTGGATCCTTAGTAAGTGATCTTCACAG GAGCTTAATTAATCAGTATGTACATCTATTAAGTCTGGAACCAAAGAGGGTTCCTGGAAATGCGGCTAGCAGTAAATTTGCTGAAGCATTGGCCAGAGCATGGGCTGAGTTCAATGTTGACAG TGCTGTAGTTATGATGATTGTTCAGCCTGAAGAAAGAAATATGTATGACCAATACTGGCTTACTAACCATTTGAAGGAATC ATATGGGATAACAACTATTAGGAAAACATTGTCACAGGTGGAGGCCGAAGGGCAGGTTCTCCCTGATGGAACTCTTGTGGT AGATGGCAAGAAAGTTGCTGTGGTGTACTATAGAGCTGGATATACACCAAATGATTACCCTTCAGAAGCTGTACGA GAATGGAGTGCAAGACTTTTGATTGAACAATCATGCGCTGTGAAGTGCCCTTCAATATCGTATCATTTAGTGGGAACCAAAAAGATTCAACAAGAACTAGCAAAGCCCAATGTGCTTGAAAG GTTTCTTGAAAATAAGGAGGAAATTGCTAAGCTTCGTAAATGCTTTGCTGGTCTATGGAGTTTGGATGATGAAGAGATTGTTAAAACTGCAATTGAAAAGCCTGAGTTGTTTGTGTTGAAGCCTCAACGTGAAGGCGGAG GGAACAATATTTATGGCCTTGATTTGAGAGAGACACTTACCAGACTCCAGAAGGAAGGAGGGGATGCACTTGCAGCGTACATACTTATGCAAAGAATCTTCCCAAAAGCTTCTCTTGCTTATCTAGTTCGTGGTGGTATTTGCCATGAGGGTCTTGTGATTTCGGAGCTTGGAATATATGGTGCTTACTTGCG GAACAAAGATAAGGTAGTAATCAATGAGCAAAGTGGCTACTTGATGCGGACGAaagtttcttcatcagatgaaggCGGCGTCGCTGCAGGGTTTGCTGTTTTGGATAGCTTATACCTGACTGACAAG TGA
- the LOC120699640 gene encoding glutathione synthetase, chloroplastic-like isoform X2 gives MSAAVPVPAPPPVDPATAGEMAREAAAWCALHGLVVGDRADPRSATVPGVGLVHAPFSLLPAHLPESIWRQACELATIFNELVDRVSLDGKFLQDSLSKTRQVDDFTSRLLEIHRKMMEINKEENIRLGLHRSDYMLDLETNSLLQIELNTISTSFPGLGSLVSDLHRSLINQYVHLLSLEPKRVPGNAASSKFAEALARAWAEFNVDSAVVMMIVQPEERNMYDQYWLTNHLKESYGITTIRKTLSQVEAEGQVLPDGTLVVDGKKVAVVYYRAGYTPNDYPSEAEWSARLLIEQSCAVKCPSISYHLVGTKKIQQELAKPNVLERFLENKEEIAKLRKCFAGLWSLDDEEIVKTAIEKPELFVLKPQREGGGNNIYGLDLRETLTRLQKEGGDALAAYILMQRIFPKASLAYLVRGGICHEGLVISELGIYGAYLRNKDKVVINEQSGYLMRTKVSSSDEGGVAAGFAVLDSLYLTDK, from the exons ATGAGCgctgccgtgcccgtgcccgcgccgccgccggtggatcCCGCCACGGCGGGGGAGATGGCGCGGGAGGCCGCCGCGTGGTGCGCGCTGCACGGCCTCGTCGTCGGGGACCGCGCCGACCCG AGATCAGCAACAGTCCCTGGCGTTGGTTTGGTTCATGCTCCATTCTCCCTGCTCCCAGCACATCTTCCCGAATCCATTTGGAGGCAGGCGTGTGAGTTGGCTACCATATTTAACGAGCTTGTGGATCGTGTTAGCCTCGATGGGAAGTTCTTGCAAGATTCTTTGTCCAA AACAAGGCAGGTTGATGATTTCACATCTAGACTCTTAGAGATTCACAGGAAAATGATGGAAATAAATAAGGAGGAG AATATTCGCTTAGGGTTGCACCGATCAGATTATATGCTGGATTTAGAAACAAATTCTCTTCTTCAAATAGAGCTCAACACCATTTCAACATCCTTTCCTGGGCTTGGATCCTTAGTAAGTGATCTTCACAG GAGCTTAATTAATCAGTATGTACATCTATTAAGTCTGGAACCAAAGAGGGTTCCTGGAAATGCGGCTAGCAGTAAATTTGCTGAAGCATTGGCCAGAGCATGGGCTGAGTTCAATGTTGACAG TGCTGTAGTTATGATGATTGTTCAGCCTGAAGAAAGAAATATGTATGACCAATACTGGCTTACTAACCATTTGAAGGAATC ATATGGGATAACAACTATTAGGAAAACATTGTCACAGGTGGAGGCCGAAGGGCAGGTTCTCCCTGATGGAACTCTTGTGGT AGATGGCAAGAAAGTTGCTGTGGTGTACTATAGAGCTGGATATACACCAAATGATTACCCTTCAGAAGCT GAATGGAGTGCAAGACTTTTGATTGAACAATCATGCGCTGTGAAGTGCCCTTCAATATCGTATCATTTAGTGGGAACCAAAAAGATTCAACAAGAACTAGCAAAGCCCAATGTGCTTGAAAG GTTTCTTGAAAATAAGGAGGAAATTGCTAAGCTTCGTAAATGCTTTGCTGGTCTATGGAGTTTGGATGATGAAGAGATTGTTAAAACTGCAATTGAAAAGCCTGAGTTGTTTGTGTTGAAGCCTCAACGTGAAGGCGGAG GGAACAATATTTATGGCCTTGATTTGAGAGAGACACTTACCAGACTCCAGAAGGAAGGAGGGGATGCACTTGCAGCGTACATACTTATGCAAAGAATCTTCCCAAAAGCTTCTCTTGCTTATCTAGTTCGTGGTGGTATTTGCCATGAGGGTCTTGTGATTTCGGAGCTTGGAATATATGGTGCTTACTTGCG GAACAAAGATAAGGTAGTAATCAATGAGCAAAGTGGCTACTTGATGCGGACGAaagtttcttcatcagatgaaggCGGCGTCGCTGCAGGGTTTGCTGTTTTGGATAGCTTATACCTGACTGACAAG TGA
- the LOC120699639 gene encoding AP-5 complex subunit mu-like: MSGGGCSVRAIWILTPHDAVAFSRRFAVVEKRWRASWEAEGGGGGDGDGRGAGAPTPPQLPADHEVAAAFADRRRREGTARGSGIRTSLSSVGLDSWVDDPITRQVISLHINKEESDDFMIWPVVLQKRGGYYVLVLPLVDPQSFRAYENLLKRSDCGSSAKENGNFSSILLNLPCITGAFMVAHVIGDIITGDIAEPEVIVSSGPSVGGLLDSLTGSIGISARSKPIAAPVAAPTASVSSPVGAAQSDSLKGGVRPFDKDLLRNFIIGAMPFGQPQDLNYTNVTSIRTTGFSGDPLPTDQKQPAWKPYLYKGRQRILFSSLETINAALYDRDDVPDFLSVSGQVTCRAELEGLPDVSLPLTGLKTAHVEVSSFHHCVQASDPTDNKQTLVFQPPLGNFVLMHYQAPCNIAPPVKGFYQLSMVSENEGAFLFKLTLMEGYKSPFIMEFCMITMPFPRRRVASYEGNPSIGTVSMTEHSIEWRIVSSGRGLSGRSIEATFPGTVKFFPRTTQRTNSSFRSVSSTAYTEDSDSEQDNVKNGASLDDYIMEKINKDLQAVDLEEPLSWQAYNYAKVSFKITGGTLSGLTIDPKSVNIYPSVKAPAEYTMQASSGDYILWNTLGKCPTAALPRDL; this comes from the exons ATGTCCGGCGGCGGGTGCAGCGTGCGCGCCATCTGGATCCTCACGCCGCACGACGCCGTGGCCTTCTCCAG GCGGTTCGCGGTTGTGGAGAAGCGGTGGCGCGCATCCTGGGAAGCGgagggcggaggtggcggcgacgggGACGGGCGGGGCGCTGGGGCGCCGACGCCACCGCAGCTGCCGGCCGACCACGAGGTCGCTGCCGCCTTCGCCGACCGCCGGAGAAG GGAAGGCACTGCACGAGGTTCCGGTATTCGTACAAGCCTATCATCTGTGGGATTGGATTCCTGGGTCGATGATCCCATCACGCGCCAAGTTATATCGCTTCACATTAATAAAGAGGAATCGGATGACTTCATGATCTGGCCGGTGGTTCTGCAGAAGCGCGGAGGGTATTATGTCCTTGTGTTGCCTCTGGTGGATCCTCAGTCGTTTAGAGCGTATGAGAATCTCTTAAAAAGGTCGGATTGTGGGAGTTCGGCCAAGGAGAATGGCAACTTTTCTTCCATCCTGCTCAATCTTCCGTGCATAACAGG GGCATTTATGGTTGCGCATGTTATTGGAGACATAATTACTGGTGATATTGCTGAACCTGAGGTGATTGTTAGCTCTGGGCCCTCTGTTGGTGGACTGTTGGATTCATTGACTGGAAGTATAGGTATTTCAGCACGATCAAAGCCTATTGCTGCACCTGTGGCTGCACCGACTGCTTCAGTCTCTTCACCAGTTGGTGCTGCTCAGTCAGACTCCTTAAAAGGTGGTGTTAGACCTTTTGACAAGGATTTACTGAGGAACTTCATCATTGGGGCAATGCCTTTTG GTCAACCTCAGGATCTCAATTATACCAATGTTACTTCAATAAGGACTACTGGATTTTCAGGTGATCCTCTTCCGACAGACCAGAAGCAACCTGCCTGGAAGCCCTACCTGTACAAAGGGAGGCAAAGGATTCTCTTTTCTAGCCTGGAGACTATAAATGCTGCACTGTATGACCGCGATGATGTGCCAGATTTCCTTTCTGTTTCTGGACAAGTAACATGTAGGGCTGAACTAGAAGGACTACCTGATGTTTCTTTGCCACTGACTGGGTTAAAAACTGCTCATGTTGAAGTGTCATCATTCCATCATTGTGTTCAAGCTTCAGATCCCACTGATAATAAACAAACCCTTGTTTTTCAGCCACCATTAGGAAATTTTGTATTGATGCATTATCAAGCACCATGCAACATTGCTCCTCCTGTTAAAGGGTTCTACCAGTTGTCCATGGTTTCTGAAAATGAAGGCGCTTTTCTATTTAAGCTGACATTGATGGAGGGTTACAAATCTCCCTTCATTATGGAGTTCTGCATGATTACAATGCCATTCCCTCGAAGAAGAGTTGCATCATATGAGGGAAATCCATCCATTGGGACAGTTTCAATGACAGAACACTCGATTGAATGGAGAATTGTTTCAAGCGGACGGGGCCTCAGTGGTAGGAGCATTGAGGCTACCTTCCCTGGTACTGTTAAATTTTTTCCTAGAACAACACAGAGAACAAATTCATCATTTCGGTCAGTTTCAAGCACCGCATATACTGAAGATAGTGACAGTGAGCAAGATAATGTTAAGAATGGAGCTAGCTTGGATGACTACATCatggaaaaaataaataaggatCTTCAGGCAGTTGATTTAGAAGAGCCATTGTCTTGGCAAGCCTATAATTATGCTAAG GTTTCTTTTAAGATCACTGGAGGCACGCTATCTGGGCTTACAATTGATCCAAAATCC GTAAATATCTACCCTTCTGTTAAAGCCCCAGCTGAATACACAATGCAG GCTTCTTCCGGAGATTATATACTGTGGAACACCTTGGGAAAATGTCCTACAGCGGCTTTGCCTAGAGATCTTTGA